In the Pseudoalteromonas undina genome, one interval contains:
- a CDS encoding ABC transporter substrate-binding protein, translated as MRSLVCVLLLSVLYIAAFPLSARSEDVKTLTLYHDSDYSNHYESAYAMKMGVLTALAEINNNVQDYQLTLIEKDNRGNSNRSLLHMQQFLKDRNALVFIGGLHSTPYIKNRDFINKNKLLLLLPWAAGGSITRYPSDDNWVFRLSVDDTKAGYRMAQFATKTLNCKNPLLLLEDTPWGKSNNNTMLKAFGDIKPQVEWFNWNTKINNAKLMLHQIKNTPAECILFVGNAIEGAVFINAMASFAKNERLPIVSHWGITGGDFFANVEQAIKSNLSLHFIQSCFSFLKTPQTALTKNVVAQSLSLKPTPVAPTELISPAGFIHAYDLTKLLLQGISQITLTDNTEHNRAKIKHALENLTMPVNGLIKQYQRPFAMWSANNIDAHEALGFDDLCMANYQPDGKIHIIENPIGNVE; from the coding sequence ATGCGATCTTTGGTTTGTGTACTCCTCTTAAGTGTACTTTATATTGCAGCATTTCCTTTAAGTGCACGCAGCGAAGATGTAAAAACATTAACGCTCTATCATGACTCAGATTATTCAAACCATTACGAATCGGCCTATGCAATGAAGATGGGGGTGCTGACTGCTTTAGCTGAGATTAATAATAACGTGCAAGATTATCAGCTCACACTGATTGAAAAAGACAACCGAGGTAATTCGAATCGCAGCTTATTGCACATGCAGCAGTTTCTAAAAGACCGCAATGCACTGGTTTTTATTGGTGGATTGCACTCCACGCCATATATAAAAAACAGAGACTTCATCAATAAAAACAAACTATTACTACTACTGCCTTGGGCTGCCGGAGGGTCTATTACCCGATACCCTAGCGATGATAACTGGGTATTTAGGCTCTCAGTAGATGATACAAAAGCCGGCTATAGAATGGCCCAATTTGCAACGAAAACTCTAAATTGCAAAAATCCGCTCTTACTTTTAGAAGACACGCCATGGGGAAAATCAAACAACAACACCATGCTTAAGGCCTTTGGTGATATAAAACCACAAGTGGAATGGTTTAACTGGAACACAAAAATAAATAACGCCAAATTAATGCTGCATCAAATAAAAAATACACCTGCAGAGTGTATTTTATTTGTTGGAAATGCCATTGAGGGGGCTGTATTTATAAATGCGATGGCAAGTTTTGCCAAAAATGAACGCCTTCCTATTGTTAGTCATTGGGGAATAACGGGTGGGGATTTTTTTGCCAACGTTGAGCAAGCCATAAAATCAAACTTGAGCTTACATTTTATACAAAGCTGTTTTTCATTTTTAAAAACGCCGCAAACCGCTTTAACTAAAAATGTTGTAGCACAAAGCTTATCCCTTAAGCCTACCCCTGTAGCACCCACTGAGTTAATTTCTCCGGCTGGATTTATTCATGCCTACGACTTAACAAAACTATTGTTACAGGGCATATCACAAATAACTTTAACCGATAATACAGAGCACAACAGAGCAAAAATCAAACATGCACTTGAAAACTTAACCATGCCAGTTAATGGCTTAATAAAACAATACCAACGTCCTTTTGCTATGTGGTCAGCTAATAATATTGATGCCCACGAAGCACTTGGTTTTGACGATTTATGCATGGCAAATTATCAGCCGGATGGAAAAATACACATTATCGAAAACCCAATAGGCAATGTTGAGTAA
- the yghU gene encoding glutathione-dependent disulfide-bond oxidoreductase, producing the protein MSDNNDYTPAKVWTWDNESGGKFANINRPIAGATHDKTLPIGKHSFQLYSLATPNGQKVSIMFEELLELGITEAEYDAYLINIGEGDQFGSDFVDINPNSKIPALMDHSTTPATPVFESGAILQYLGEKFDALIPNDFQAKTQCRNWLFWQMGSAPYLGGGFGHFYSYAPTKMQYPIDRFTMETKRQLDVLNRHLSDNEYMAGSEYSIADIAIWPWYGSLVLGDIYDAAEFLDVASYTHVVRWAKQIAVRPGVKRGRRVNRTWGPEEEQMAERHSAQDFK; encoded by the coding sequence ATGAGTGATAACAACGACTACACCCCAGCAAAAGTATGGACATGGGACAATGAAAGTGGCGGTAAATTTGCAAACATTAACCGCCCAATTGCAGGTGCAACTCACGATAAAACACTGCCTATTGGCAAACATTCATTTCAGCTTTACTCATTAGCGACCCCCAACGGGCAAAAAGTCAGTATTATGTTTGAAGAGCTATTAGAGCTTGGTATTACTGAGGCTGAGTACGATGCTTATTTAATTAATATTGGTGAAGGCGACCAGTTTGGCTCTGATTTTGTTGATATAAACCCAAACTCAAAAATACCTGCGTTGATGGATCACTCTACAACACCAGCAACCCCTGTATTCGAATCAGGCGCTATTTTACAATACCTTGGCGAAAAGTTTGATGCGCTTATTCCTAATGATTTTCAAGCTAAAACACAATGTCGTAATTGGCTGTTTTGGCAAATGGGATCGGCGCCTTATTTAGGTGGCGGCTTTGGTCACTTTTACAGCTATGCGCCAACCAAAATGCAATACCCGATTGATCGTTTCACCATGGAAACTAAGCGTCAGCTAGATGTACTAAACCGCCATTTAAGTGACAACGAATACATGGCAGGCAGTGAATATTCAATTGCCGACATTGCCATATGGCCATGGTATGGCTCACTGGTATTAGGCGACATATATGATGCCGCTGAATTTTTAGATGTTGCATCTTATACCCATGTGGTTCGTTGGGCTAAGCAAATAGCTGTGCGCCCAGGTGTAAAACGAGGCCGCCGTGTTAATCGTACTTGGGGCCCAGAAGAAGAACAAATGGCAGAGCGCCACAGCGCCCAAGACTTTAAATAA
- a CDS encoding cryptochrome/deoxyribodipyrimidine photo-lyase family protein: MRQKINIVWFKRDLRLSDHQPLKHAFSNGLPTLLLYNFEPLLLEDAHYNERHWRFVYQSLCDLNQQLDRFNSCVYIFKQNMQSLLEELLTQFEIINLFSHQEIGLNNTFERDKAIKAWCQHNQINWLESPTGAVIRGKKNRNNWNECWQQTMQAPIAIPDWKHIKTVTLTHYQSPELPDNYTADDDNFQLGGPRLAREVMQSFFAERGKGYQKGISSPSLSRTHCSRLSPYLAWGNISLRQVYQMAIDAYHSTHPDKKGWKRPLAAFVSRLHWHCHFMQKFESECTMEFKALNPGYHAFPYRDDAKVTSDIERWAQGQTGIPIIDACMRCLKATGYINFRMRAMLVSFVTHHLNISWQQASFPLANYFLDFEPGIHYPQIQMQASVTGINTIRHYNPIKQSEDQDPTGAFIKKWCPELEKLPIEYLHQPWEQAPMEALFNDFKLGEDYPEPMLDLTTASKEARERLWQYRERPDVKRAIGKILKKHVTPTQKITRVKRKTRSNSNKENT, translated from the coding sequence ATGCGCCAAAAAATAAACATTGTCTGGTTTAAACGCGATTTACGCTTAAGCGATCATCAACCGCTTAAACATGCGTTTAGCAATGGGCTTCCAACATTATTGCTGTACAACTTTGAGCCGCTGTTACTCGAAGATGCTCATTATAACGAGCGACATTGGCGCTTTGTGTATCAGTCACTATGTGATTTAAACCAACAACTTGATCGCTTTAATAGCTGCGTGTACATATTTAAACAAAATATGCAGTCGTTGCTTGAAGAGCTACTCACCCAGTTTGAAATAATTAATCTCTTTAGTCACCAAGAAATCGGCTTAAATAATACATTTGAGCGCGATAAAGCGATTAAAGCATGGTGCCAACATAATCAGATTAACTGGTTAGAGTCACCAACGGGGGCTGTCATTCGGGGTAAAAAAAATCGCAATAATTGGAATGAATGCTGGCAACAAACAATGCAAGCGCCAATTGCCATCCCAGATTGGAAACACATTAAAACAGTGACACTCACACACTACCAATCGCCAGAATTACCAGACAATTACACAGCTGACGATGACAACTTTCAACTCGGAGGGCCGCGACTTGCCCGTGAAGTAATGCAAAGCTTTTTTGCTGAACGCGGTAAGGGTTATCAAAAAGGAATATCCAGCCCAAGCTTAAGCCGTACGCATTGCTCTAGGTTATCGCCCTATTTAGCGTGGGGAAATATCAGCCTGAGGCAAGTGTATCAAATGGCGATTGACGCATACCATTCAACCCATCCCGATAAAAAAGGGTGGAAGCGTCCACTTGCCGCGTTTGTATCGCGCTTGCATTGGCATTGCCATTTTATGCAAAAGTTTGAAAGCGAGTGTACCATGGAATTTAAAGCGTTAAATCCGGGTTACCATGCATTTCCGTATCGTGATGACGCTAAGGTTACTAGCGATATTGAACGCTGGGCACAGGGGCAAACCGGTATTCCTATTATTGATGCCTGTATGCGCTGTTTAAAAGCCACCGGTTATATCAACTTTAGAATGCGCGCTATGCTGGTTAGCTTTGTAACGCATCATTTAAACATTAGCTGGCAACAAGCAAGTTTTCCGCTGGCTAATTACTTTTTAGACTTTGAACCGGGGATTCATTACCCGCAAATTCAAATGCAAGCCTCTGTCACCGGTATTAATACTATTCGTCATTACAACCCAATTAAGCAATCGGAGGATCAAGACCCAACCGGTGCGTTTATAAAAAAATGGTGCCCTGAACTTGAAAAGCTCCCCATTGAATATTTACATCAACCTTGGGAGCAAGCGCCCATGGAAGCGCTATTTAACGACTTTAAACTAGGTGAAGACTACCCTGAGCCGATGCTTGATTTAACCACCGCCTCAAAAGAAGCCCGCGAACGGCTATGGCAATACCGAGAGCGGCCCGATGTAAAACGCGCCATAGGTAAAATTCTTAAAAAACACGTGACTCCGACTCAAAAAATCACCCGTGTAAAACGCAAAACTCGCAGTAACAGCAATAAAGAGAACACCTAA
- a CDS encoding MFS transporter, translating to MKKLTKEQIYKRLNNEEDARACKAIDDNACQEVPGNFIILLISQLFSKFADALLNPKITLPWLMQSLNVPASFIAWLVPIRESGSLLPQLAIANVIRKLPVRKWVWVIGAVMQAGCILAMVAVAFTLKGAQAGYAIIGLLILFSLARGFNSVAAKDVLGKVIPKQQRGNISGLAASIAGFATLTFGLMMWFFSQQKDQDIVIIALLLGALMWLIAAFFYAQINEYSGATEGANNGLLHAFSKLKILYQDKQFAHFVITRALLLCSALSAPFYIILASKQSFEFSLLATFIAVSGFASLVSAPIWGRLSDLSSQRVLVLSATLVTINGLAVFVIATWYNELLLNWWAMPILYFLLSVAHQGVRLGRKTYLVDMAEGNKRTDYVSVSNTVIGVLLLMLGSIGLLESFLSTAELILLYSGLGFLGAMSALFLPKTE from the coding sequence GTGAAAAAACTGACAAAAGAACAAATCTATAAACGCTTAAACAATGAAGAAGACGCCCGAGCTTGCAAGGCCATCGACGACAATGCCTGTCAGGAAGTACCTGGTAATTTTATTATTTTACTCATTAGCCAGCTGTTTAGTAAATTTGCCGATGCACTGCTTAATCCAAAAATAACGCTGCCGTGGTTAATGCAAAGCTTAAATGTACCAGCGAGTTTTATTGCTTGGTTAGTACCAATTAGAGAATCGGGTTCATTGCTGCCCCAACTTGCTATTGCTAACGTTATTCGCAAACTCCCCGTTCGTAAATGGGTATGGGTAATAGGTGCAGTGATGCAAGCAGGATGCATTTTAGCCATGGTTGCGGTGGCGTTCACCCTCAAGGGCGCACAAGCAGGCTACGCCATTATTGGCTTATTAATTTTATTTAGCCTTGCCAGAGGGTTTAACTCTGTCGCTGCAAAAGATGTGCTGGGCAAAGTTATTCCTAAACAGCAACGCGGTAATATTAGCGGGCTTGCTGCGAGTATTGCCGGTTTTGCCACCTTAACGTTTGGTCTCATGATGTGGTTTTTTTCACAGCAAAAAGATCAAGACATTGTGATCATCGCTTTACTACTGGGTGCATTAATGTGGCTGATTGCCGCGTTTTTTTATGCACAAATTAACGAATATAGTGGCGCTACCGAAGGAGCTAATAATGGCCTATTGCACGCGTTTTCAAAGTTAAAAATTTTATACCAAGACAAACAGTTTGCGCATTTTGTTATTACACGTGCCTTACTGCTTTGTTCAGCATTGAGTGCCCCTTTTTATATTATTTTAGCCAGTAAACAGTCGTTTGAATTTTCTTTACTTGCCACCTTTATTGCCGTTTCCGGCTTTGCAAGCCTAGTCTCAGCGCCGATTTGGGGGCGCTTAAGTGACTTATCTAGCCAGCGAGTGCTGGTACTCAGTGCCACTTTGGTTACCATTAATGGGCTGGCTGTATTTGTTATTGCAACTTGGTATAACGAGCTGCTACTAAATTGGTGGGCTATGCCTATTTTGTACTTTTTACTCTCAGTTGCGCACCAAGGAGTACGCTTAGGGCGAAAAACGTACCTCGTCGATATGGCAGAGGGTAACAAACGCACCGATTATGTGTCGGTTAGTAATACCGTTATTGGGGTTTTATTACTGATGTTAGGCAGTATAGGCTTATTAGAATCGTTTTTATCAACCGCAGAGCTTATTTTGCTTTACAGTGGGTTAGGTTTTTTGGGGGCAATGAGTGCACTGTTTTTACCAAAAACAGAGTAA
- a CDS encoding rhomboid family intramembrane serine protease, whose protein sequence is MQNKPSTLSLLSSTRFAIISIVTICFVLQLINSLPGISLNGLGIYPRSIQGLIGILCAPFLHGSWWHFASNMLPFIVLSWLICQYSVKRFYSVFIFTALVGGLLVWMFARGNIHVGLSGVIYGLWGFILCYGIVRRSFKSIFIAVVVAFLYSGFIWGVLPQRFHISFESHLFGALSGFFLGYKLAKADKLKATTGKANTYV, encoded by the coding sequence ATGCAAAATAAACCATCCACCTTGTCGTTACTTAGCAGTACCCGTTTTGCCATTATAAGTATTGTGACTATTTGTTTTGTGTTGCAACTAATTAATAGCCTGCCAGGCATTAGTTTAAATGGTTTAGGTATTTACCCACGCAGCATTCAAGGGCTGATTGGTATTCTTTGCGCTCCCTTTTTACACGGTAGCTGGTGGCATTTTGCTAGTAATATGCTGCCCTTCATTGTTTTAAGCTGGTTAATTTGCCAATACAGCGTAAAGCGTTTTTATAGTGTATTTATATTCACCGCATTAGTCGGTGGATTACTGGTATGGATGTTTGCTCGTGGCAATATTCATGTCGGCTTAAGTGGCGTTATTTATGGGTTATGGGGATTTATTTTATGCTATGGCATTGTAAGACGTTCTTTTAAATCTATTTTTATAGCCGTGGTGGTGGCCTTTTTATACAGTGGTTTTATTTGGGGCGTGTTACCACAGCGGTTTCACATCTCGTTTGAAAGCCATCTGTTTGGCGCACTTAGTGGATTCTTTTTAGGGTATAAATTAGCAAAAGCAGATAAATTAAAAGCAACAACGGGCAAAGCAAATACGTACGTTTAA
- a CDS encoding flavin reductase family protein, with protein sequence MFLDLIQNNNRSVYSYLVGGISPRPIAWISTLSNEGVSNIAPYSFFTVASCQPAVLSVTQVNPSDKANKDTLTNLLATKECVVNIVSHALVEQMNQSCANYPNNVSEFDEASIERVPSQLVNPPSVAASKVRYECKLREVITISDEPSGGKMMLLDVVGIFIDDATLVNGYIDPTRLDAVGKMGGDYFSTTKDKFVLKRPQL encoded by the coding sequence ATGTTTTTAGATTTAATTCAAAACAACAACCGCTCTGTTTATAGCTACTTAGTTGGCGGTATTAGTCCACGACCGATTGCATGGATAAGCACCCTAAGTAATGAGGGGGTAAGCAATATTGCACCTTACTCTTTTTTTACCGTAGCAAGTTGTCAGCCTGCAGTGCTAAGTGTTACTCAAGTTAACCCCAGCGATAAAGCCAATAAAGATACACTGACAAATTTACTAGCCACCAAAGAATGTGTGGTTAATATTGTTAGTCATGCCTTAGTAGAGCAAATGAACCAAAGCTGCGCTAATTACCCTAATAATGTCAGTGAGTTTGATGAGGCCAGCATAGAGAGAGTCCCAAGCCAGTTAGTTAATCCGCCGAGTGTTGCAGCTTCAAAAGTACGCTATGAATGTAAGCTTCGAGAAGTGATCACTATTTCAGATGAACCAAGCGGTGGCAAAATGATGCTCTTAGATGTAGTGGGAATTTTTATAGATGACGCCACGTTGGTAAATGGCTACATAGATCCGACACGTTTAGATGCAGTAGGTAAAATGGGCGGCGATTACTTTAGCACCACCAAAGATAAGTTTGTACTAAAACGCCCACAACTTTAA
- a CDS encoding N(5)-(carboxyethyl)ornithine synthase, with protein sequence MSELTIGVIGTSRKTDERRYPIHPAHLMRIPEKLRKNMIFEQGYGAAFNMSDEEIAALTGGIATRSDILTQLGTVIIAKPVLADLQELKEGGTIWGYVHCVQQQAITQAALDRKLTLIAFEDMFVWSPQGNVGRHTFYKNNEMAGYCAVLHALQLKGIDGHYGNQRKTIIFSFGAVSRGAIYALKAHGFRDITICIQRPDHEVREEVLDCHYVKVRPGIEGEARMMVVEHDGSQRPLTELISEADIIVNGTYQETANPVNFVIESEANCLKPNSLIIDVSCDEGMGFFFAKPTTFKHPMFSYKTTDYYAVDHTPSYLWESATRSISAALIVYLPTVLAGPEQWQKDETIRRAINIEHGIIKNNAILAFQNRESTPPYHLQIADIT encoded by the coding sequence ATGAGTGAATTAACTATTGGCGTAATTGGAACATCACGTAAAACAGATGAAAGACGCTACCCTATTCATCCTGCGCATTTAATGCGTATACCTGAAAAACTCAGAAAAAATATGATTTTTGAGCAAGGTTATGGCGCGGCATTTAATATGAGCGACGAAGAAATTGCAGCACTGACAGGCGGCATTGCCACCCGCAGTGATATTTTAACCCAATTAGGCACCGTCATTATTGCCAAACCAGTGCTTGCTGATTTACAAGAACTTAAAGAAGGCGGCACAATTTGGGGCTATGTACATTGCGTACAACAACAAGCAATTACCCAAGCTGCCCTTGATAGAAAGCTTACTCTTATTGCCTTTGAAGACATGTTTGTATGGTCACCACAGGGAAATGTTGGCCGTCATACTTTTTATAAAAACAATGAAATGGCTGGTTATTGTGCGGTGTTACATGCTCTGCAACTAAAAGGCATTGATGGCCATTACGGTAATCAACGTAAAACCATTATTTTTAGTTTTGGCGCTGTTAGCCGAGGCGCTATTTATGCATTAAAAGCTCATGGTTTTAGAGATATTACAATTTGTATACAGCGCCCCGATCATGAAGTGCGTGAAGAAGTACTTGATTGTCATTATGTTAAAGTACGCCCAGGCATTGAAGGCGAAGCTCGCATGATGGTGGTTGAGCACGATGGGTCGCAGCGCCCGCTTACTGAGCTTATTAGCGAAGCTGACATTATTGTTAATGGCACCTACCAAGAAACCGCAAACCCCGTCAATTTTGTGATTGAATCTGAAGCCAATTGCTTAAAACCCAATAGCCTTATAATAGATGTAAGTTGTGATGAAGGAATGGGATTCTTTTTTGCAAAGCCAACAACATTTAAACACCCGATGTTTAGCTATAAAACCACGGATTATTACGCGGTTGATCATACCCCTAGCTACTTATGGGAAAGTGCAACGCGCTCTATTTCTGCCGCGCTCATTGTATACTTGCCAACTGTTTTAGCCGGTCCAGAGCAATGGCAAAAAGACGAAACCATTCGCCGCGCTATCAATATTGAACACGGAATAATTAAAAACAACGCTATTTTAGCGTTTCAAAACCGTGAAAGTACGCCTCCTTATCACCTGCAAATAGCTGACATAACCTAA
- a CDS encoding DUF2256 domain-containing protein has protein sequence MAHKKLNLPQKICPVCNKPFAWRKKWQRDWDNVIYCSERCKRSK, from the coding sequence ATGGCGCACAAAAAACTTAACTTACCGCAAAAAATTTGCCCAGTATGCAATAAGCCGTTTGCGTGGCGTAAAAAGTGGCAACGAGATTGGGATAACGTTATTTATTGCTCAGAGCGGTGCAAACGCAGCAAATAG
- a CDS encoding response regulator encodes MRALINKKFKLSTNNAFYTFLALSLILSVTISLLFVGHRANTAIYDLQSKSLEIESKLTTSYLTLFLETRTQILNDLARQPILSNAIMGSDTSKALLQDYLFQYKIMGSTEKITIINVLKEVVFSNDPLLNELSIIEQPWINSLLEEQTEKAVILNKPTNTDLFTIAVPIKYNNFTEGVLMVQFNTPMTQLLPTDFDRESHGLTLAGSWVYYSNLNQGDEYVSINQNLIGNTDIRLNYYITANLIAAKTTRFIIDIAISIIVSMALSSLFLFVFGRHLLLNPFKLLESSREAIKQSEARYELAVKGSNDGIWDWDIVTNEVYFSPRISVLLGYDENDKNALPHCTDALYKLLHPDDITKHKKQIANHLISNIPFNYDYRLKTKSGAYRYFTVKGMALRNEHNKAIRMAGSVTDITEQKRSQKALKQAKEQNDLLAQAIESCNVGISIADASVQGFPLVFLNSEFEKITGYSKGEMLGINCSLLQGPNTDKNAIDIITHAIKTLKTQRIEILNYKKDGTEFWNSLQISPVFNEQQQLTAYVGIQQDITEQKAANQLLIEAKAAAEQANIAKSEFLAAMSHEIRTPMNGVLGMLNLILDSSLNEKQHHQVSIALNSANSLLNIINDILDFSKVDAGKLELEELEFNLCNMLDDFIETIAIHAHSKNIPLMLDIEHIEYAFVIGDAGRLKQILTNLVNNALKFTHEGEVQVIAKLTPINNNQMRFSCQVIDSGIGISAAQQAKLFKSFSQVDSSTTRKYGGTGLGLAIVKKLCHLMEGDIQVQSKENKGSNFSFNVVLKRSKNPQKVFPPVDMSSLNILIVCSNQTQSSILHKQFTKWGATAVISPSAKQAVKTCQQYIEKQNLCFDLIMIDMQLSDGDALTLSKTLDKEVDLMAAHVVLMTTGELNKQRDLYQASRFSAIVTKPIITQNLFKMLSTCFSGKQQSNNSLITKGLSDTHPLSSDDIVWDKNIRILLVEDNNINQIVASTTLKKIGINSIDIADNGQHALEYLKQTTSHNPYSLILMDCQMPVMDGYQATTHIRVNEVGSKNPQITIIAMTANAMVGDEAKCLQVGMSDYISKPIAQDILFKKLLKWLPYELKNNE; translated from the coding sequence ATGCGAGCATTAATAAATAAAAAATTTAAGCTCTCAACAAATAATGCTTTTTATACTTTTTTAGCATTGAGCTTAATATTATCAGTGACTATTTCTTTACTGTTTGTTGGCCATCGCGCAAATACAGCTATCTATGATTTACAAAGTAAAAGTCTTGAGATTGAATCTAAACTCACCACCAGCTACCTCACACTATTTTTAGAAACAAGAACACAAATTCTTAATGACCTTGCTCGTCAACCTATTTTATCTAACGCCATAATGGGGTCAGACACCTCAAAAGCGCTACTCCAAGATTACCTTTTTCAATATAAAATAATGGGTAGCACCGAAAAAATAACGATTATAAACGTATTAAAAGAGGTGGTTTTTAGTAACGACCCTTTGCTTAACGAGCTGAGTATAATTGAGCAACCATGGATAAATAGCTTACTTGAAGAGCAAACAGAAAAGGCGGTGATATTAAATAAGCCAACCAATACCGACCTATTCACCATTGCGGTGCCTATAAAATATAATAACTTTACTGAGGGCGTGCTTATGGTGCAATTTAATACGCCAATGACCCAGTTACTACCGACCGACTTTGACCGTGAAAGCCATGGACTGACTTTAGCAGGCTCATGGGTTTATTATTCTAATTTAAATCAAGGTGACGAGTATGTCAGTATTAACCAAAACCTCATTGGCAATACAGATATAAGATTAAACTACTACATTACTGCCAATTTAATTGCTGCTAAAACTACTCGCTTCATAATCGATATTGCTATATCAATTATTGTAAGTATGGCTTTATCGTCGTTATTCCTGTTTGTATTTGGCAGGCACTTACTACTAAACCCGTTTAAGCTTTTAGAATCCTCAAGAGAAGCGATAAAGCAAAGTGAAGCGCGTTACGAACTGGCGGTTAAGGGCAGTAATGATGGTATTTGGGATTGGGATATTGTTACAAATGAAGTATATTTTTCTCCCCGTATTAGCGTATTGCTTGGCTACGACGAAAACGATAAAAACGCTTTACCTCACTGTACTGATGCACTTTATAAGTTACTTCACCCTGATGATATAACCAAGCATAAAAAGCAAATAGCAAATCACTTAATTAGCAACATTCCCTTTAATTACGATTATAGATTAAAGACTAAATCAGGCGCTTATCGTTATTTTACAGTAAAAGGGATGGCACTGCGCAATGAGCATAATAAAGCAATTAGAATGGCAGGCTCTGTAACTGACATTACTGAGCAAAAACGTTCTCAAAAAGCATTAAAACAAGCAAAAGAGCAAAATGATTTATTAGCGCAGGCAATCGAATCGTGTAATGTGGGTATTTCTATAGCCGATGCGAGCGTGCAAGGCTTTCCTTTAGTATTTTTAAATTCTGAATTTGAAAAAATCACAGGCTATAGTAAAGGGGAAATGCTAGGAATAAATTGCAGCTTACTTCAAGGGCCAAACACAGATAAGAACGCAATAGATATTATTACTCATGCAATAAAAACATTAAAAACTCAACGTATAGAGATACTAAATTATAAAAAAGATGGCACGGAATTTTGGAATAGCCTACAAATCTCACCTGTTTTTAACGAGCAGCAACAGCTCACAGCTTATGTGGGAATTCAGCAAGATATCACTGAGCAAAAAGCAGCGAATCAATTATTAATTGAAGCAAAAGCGGCGGCTGAACAGGCTAACATTGCCAAAAGCGAGTTTTTAGCGGCAATGAGTCATGAAATTCGCACGCCTATGAATGGCGTATTAGGCATGCTTAATTTGATTTTAGATAGCTCATTAAATGAAAAACAACATCATCAGGTAAGCATTGCACTCAATAGTGCAAACTCCTTATTAAATATTATTAACGATATTTTAGACTTTTCAAAAGTGGATGCCGGTAAGCTTGAGCTTGAAGAATTGGAGTTTAACCTTTGTAACATGCTCGACGATTTTATCGAAACAATAGCAATTCATGCTCACAGTAAAAATATTCCGTTAATGCTAGATATAGAGCATATTGAATACGCTTTTGTCATTGGTGACGCCGGACGCCTCAAACAAATTTTAACAAACTTAGTAAATAATGCGCTTAAATTTACCCATGAAGGCGAAGTGCAAGTTATTGCTAAACTCACACCGATTAACAACAATCAAATGCGTTTTAGCTGCCAAGTAATAGACTCTGGAATTGGTATTTCTGCAGCTCAACAAGCCAAGCTATTTAAATCATTCTCTCAAGTTGACTCTTCAACAACACGAAAATATGGTGGCACGGGCTTAGGCTTAGCGATTGTTAAAAAGTTATGCCACCTAATGGAAGGTGATATACAGGTACAATCTAAAGAAAATAAGGGCAGTAACTTTAGCTTTAATGTTGTTCTAAAACGCAGTAAAAACCCACAAAAAGTATTCCCCCCTGTAGATATGTCATCGTTAAATATTTTAATTGTGTGCAGCAATCAAACTCAATCTTCTATTTTACACAAGCAGTTTACTAAATGGGGAGCAACAGCCGTAATCAGCCCATCCGCAAAGCAGGCTGTGAAAACATGTCAGCAATATATCGAAAAACAAAACCTTTGTTTTGATTTAATTATGATTGATATGCAGCTAAGTGACGGCGATGCGTTAACCTTAAGTAAAACCCTTGATAAAGAAGTAGATCTTATGGCTGCGCATGTTGTTTTAATGACCACGGGTGAGCTAAATAAACAGCGCGATTTATATCAAGCGTCTCGGTTTTCAGCCATTGTTACAAAGCCCATAATCACACAAAATCTTTTTAAGATGCTATCGACCTGCTTTAGCGGTAAACAGCAAAGTAATAACAGCCTCATTACTAAGGGTTTATCTGACACTCACCCTTTGTCGAGCGATGATATTGTGTGGGACAAAAACATTCGTATTTTACTAGTTGAAGATAACAACATTAATCAAATCGTCGCCTCTACCACGCTTAAAAAAATAGGAATTAATAGCATTGATATTGCAGATAATGGTCAGCACGCGCTCGAATATTTAAAACAAACAACTTCCCATAACCCGTACTCACTCATTTTAATGGATTGCCAAATGCCAGTGATGGATGGTTACCAAGCCACAACCCATATAAGAGTAAATGAAGTTGGAAGTAAAAATCCCCAAATTACTATTATTGCTATGACAGCAAACGCTATGGTGGGCGATGAAGCTAAGTGCTTACAGGTTGGAATGAGCGACTATATTTCTAAGCCCATTGCACAAGACATATTATTTAAAAAACTTCTAAAGTGGTTGCCATATGAACTTAAAAACAATGAGTAA